From Spirosoma aerolatum, one genomic window encodes:
- a CDS encoding LolA family protein → MKKIALLLSVVILTVSLAFAQKDKRAQDILDAMSKRYKSLKSYQAAFTYTSAGGGSKESYKGDLTVKNEKFHLILGGQEVFTDGKTMSTYIKETNEVNVQDYDASGSGELNPTQIYTIYKRGFDYRFLKEQKVGGRTLEVIELTPNRPKSPIATIQISVDKTDKSVRNWLITNKDGKRTTYNITKFIPNVNVPDSYFVFDKTKYPGVEVVDLR, encoded by the coding sequence ATGAAGAAAATAGCATTGTTGCTAAGCGTGGTCATCCTTACGGTATCATTGGCCTTCGCTCAGAAAGATAAACGGGCTCAAGACATTCTGGATGCGATGAGCAAACGATATAAATCCCTGAAATCGTACCAGGCTGCTTTTACCTACACAAGTGCCGGAGGTGGTTCGAAGGAGTCGTATAAAGGTGATCTGACCGTAAAAAATGAGAAGTTTCACTTGATTCTGGGTGGACAGGAAGTATTTACCGATGGTAAAACGATGTCGACCTACATTAAGGAAACGAACGAAGTAAACGTTCAGGATTACGATGCCAGCGGTAGTGGGGAACTGAACCCAACCCAGATCTATACAATTTACAAGCGCGGTTTCGATTATCGGTTTTTGAAGGAGCAAAAAGTGGGTGGCCGAACACTCGAAGTCATTGAACTAACACCTAACCGCCCCAAAAGCCCTATTGCCACCATACAGATTTCGGTTGACAAGACCGATAAATCAGTCCGAAACTGGCTCATTACCAACAAAGATGGCAAACGGACTACGTATAACATCACCAAGTTTATCCCGAATGTAAACGTGCCTGATTCATACTTCGTTTTTGATAAAACCAAATACCCTGGCGTCGAAGTGGTCGACCTACGTTAA
- the lpcA gene encoding D-sedoheptulose 7-phosphate isomerase — MIDLIRQELTEAQSVLDTFLANPAHLEAIEQAAIVMADALKSGHKIISCGNGGSHCDAMHFAEELSGRYRDNRRSLAALAISDVSHLSCVSNDFGYEFVFSRFIEGLGNKGDVLLGLSTSGNSGNILKAVEAAREKGMKVILLTGKDGGKLAGKADVEIRVPHFGYADRIQEIHIKVIHLFILLIEKQVI; from the coding sequence ATGATTGATCTTATTCGTCAGGAATTAACCGAAGCCCAGTCGGTTTTGGATACGTTTCTGGCAAACCCCGCCCACCTGGAAGCTATTGAGCAGGCTGCGATTGTCATGGCCGATGCATTAAAATCGGGCCACAAGATCATTTCCTGCGGAAATGGCGGCTCTCATTGCGATGCCATGCACTTTGCCGAAGAACTATCGGGCCGCTATCGGGATAACCGTCGTTCGCTGGCTGCCCTTGCCATTTCGGATGTTAGTCACTTATCGTGCGTCAGCAACGATTTCGGTTATGAGTTCGTGTTCTCGCGGTTTATTGAAGGATTGGGCAACAAAGGCGATGTATTACTTGGCTTAAGTACCAGTGGCAATTCGGGCAATATTCTAAAAGCCGTAGAGGCTGCCCGCGAAAAGGGAATGAAAGTGATTTTGCTGACGGGAAAAGATGGTGGCAAACTGGCTGGTAAGGCCGATGTCGAAATTCGGGTCCCCCATTTTGGATACGCCGACCGCATTCAGGAAATCCATATCAAGGTAATTCACCTGTTTATTCTGCTGATTGAGAAACAGGTCATTTAA
- a CDS encoding TPM domain-containing protein, with the protein MNVHLIVNYLFRVRRFGFVIFLLLFSASVWAQDTATDTVIPDKPNPPRLVNDFVGILSSSERTQLEQKLRAYNDSTSTQITIVIVRTTEPYPIGDFAFQVGRKWGVGQQGKNNGLVLAWATQTRKIYIATGYGVEGAIPDAIAKRIISNTIVPAFKQEQWYQGLDAATTEIIQRLQGEYKGEPKSNSDDEGAGTFFIVLIVFLIIIFIIARKNRGGGNNRNRGGGWGGPVFLPTPGWGSGWGSSGGGWSGGGSSGGGFGGFGGGSFGGGGAGGDY; encoded by the coding sequence GTGAATGTACACCTCATTGTAAATTATCTTTTCCGGGTACGTCGCTTCGGATTCGTCATATTCCTACTGCTATTTTCGGCCAGTGTTTGGGCGCAGGATACCGCAACGGATACGGTTATTCCTGATAAGCCTAATCCGCCCCGGCTGGTCAATGATTTTGTTGGTATTTTGAGTAGTAGTGAGCGGACACAACTGGAGCAGAAACTCCGCGCCTATAACGACTCAACATCTACACAGATTACGATTGTTATTGTCAGAACCACCGAACCATACCCAATTGGCGATTTCGCTTTTCAGGTTGGCCGCAAATGGGGCGTGGGCCAGCAAGGGAAGAACAATGGACTGGTTTTAGCGTGGGCTACTCAAACCCGTAAGATTTACATTGCTACGGGCTATGGGGTAGAAGGGGCAATACCGGATGCCATTGCCAAACGAATCATCAGCAATACCATCGTTCCGGCGTTCAAACAGGAGCAATGGTATCAGGGACTGGATGCTGCTACGACCGAAATTATCCAGCGACTTCAGGGAGAATATAAAGGCGAGCCCAAATCCAACTCTGATGATGAAGGGGCTGGCACCTTTTTTATTGTGCTGATCGTCTTTCTGATCATCATTTTCATCATTGCCCGTAAGAATCGCGGAGGAGGCAACAATCGAAACCGTGGCGGTGGCTGGGGTGGCCCCGTTTTCCTGCCGACTCCAGGCTGGGGATCGGGTTGGGGTAGCTCAGGCGGTGGCTGGAGCGGTGGTGGAAGTAGTGGTGGCGGCTTCGGTGGCTTTGGCGGTGGCAGCTTCGGTGGTGGTGGTGCTGGCGGAGACTACTAA
- the upp gene encoding uracil phosphoribosyltransferase, protein MFVFAQQPSLANQFIAELRDVSIQQDRLRFRRNLERLGELMAYEISKKLPYQSVNVQTPLGVSNTQVLRQQPVLATILRAGLPFHQGFANYFDRAENAFAGAYRGYSSADDDAFEIAMDYIVSPDLSGKPLILCDPMLATGRSLEKVYHALLRYGIPSQTHIAAVIASPEGIRHVQRQLPQCHLWLGAIDDHLNEHFYIVPGIGDSGDLAFGEKV, encoded by the coding sequence ATGTTTGTTTTTGCCCAGCAACCTTCCTTAGCGAACCAATTTATCGCCGAACTTCGAGATGTTTCCATTCAGCAGGATCGGCTGCGATTCCGTCGTAACCTTGAACGACTTGGTGAATTGATGGCATATGAGATTTCAAAAAAATTGCCCTATCAATCGGTCAATGTTCAAACACCCTTAGGTGTATCGAACACACAAGTCCTTCGACAACAGCCAGTTCTGGCAACTATCCTCCGGGCTGGTCTGCCTTTCCATCAGGGGTTTGCCAATTATTTCGACCGGGCAGAGAATGCATTCGCCGGGGCTTATCGGGGGTACTCATCAGCCGATGATGATGCCTTTGAAATCGCTATGGACTACATCGTTAGTCCTGACCTGAGCGGAAAACCCTTGATCCTCTGTGACCCGATGCTGGCTACGGGCCGTTCGCTCGAAAAAGTGTATCATGCTTTACTTCGATACGGTATTCCATCTCAAACACATATTGCTGCCGTTATTGCCAGCCCTGAAGGAATTCGGCATGTACAGCGGCAACTTCCGCAGTGCCATCTGTGGCTTGGGGCTATTGACGACCACTTGAACGAGCATTTTTATATTGTGCCCGGCATTGGTGATTCTGGCGATCTGGCATTTGGGGAGAAAGTCTAG